A window of Roseofilum reptotaenium CS-1145 genomic DNA:
GCAGCGATGACAAAACAGCCAAAATCACAGAAGTCGAGAGTGGAAGAACTTTACACACCATTATTCACCAGAGTAAGGTCAGGGCAATAGCCTTTTCCCCTGACGGACGTTACCTGGCTACTGGCAGCGATGACAAAACAGCCAAAATCACAGAAGTCGAGAGTGGGAAAACCCTGCACACCATTACTCACGAGGATCTGGTCAAGGCAGTCGCTTTTTCCCCTGATGGACGTTATCTGGCTACTAGCAGCAATGACAAAACAGCCAAAATCACAGAAGTCAAGAGTGGGAAAACCCTGCATACCATTATTCACAAGGCTCCGGTCTGGAACGTAGCCTTTTCCCCTGACGGGCTTTATCTGGCTACTAGCAGCAATGACAAAACAGCCAAAATCACAGAAGTCGAGAGTGGGAAAACCCTGCATACCATTATTCACAAGGCTCCAGTCGGGGAAGTAGCCTTTTCCCCTGACGGACGTTACCTGGCTACTGGTAATGCAGACAAAACGGCTAAGATAACGGAAGTCGAGAGTGGGAAAACCCTGCACACCATTATTCACAAGGCTCCGGTCTGGAACATAGCCTTTTCCCCTGACGGACGTTACCTGGCTACTGGTAATGCGGACAAAACGGCTAAGATAACGGAAGTCGAGAGTGGGAAAACCCTGCACACTATCGATTACCAGGGAAGGATATGGGGCATAGCGTTTTCCCACAATGGACATTACCTAGCTACTGGCAGCACTGATAACACGGGTAAGATAACGCAACTGAAGACAGGCCAGACTACGCCATTACATGGTCACTGGGATGATGTTATTGATATAGCTTGGCATTCCGATGGAGACCGAATTGCGACGAGTTCACGAGATAGAACTGTGAGGCTGTGGACGAGAACAGGTCAGGAGTTAGCTGTATTTAAAGATCATCAAGGCTGGGTCTTCCTTATCCGTTGGGATGAAGAAGGTCACCACCTTACCTCTGTTGCAGTTTATAACAATCAGGTTACCATTAGAGAATTACCTGTAGAAACCCTAGAGGAGCTAATTGCACGGGGATGTCGTTGGGTGCGACCCTATCTGAACAGTAATAATAAGGAGATGAAGGAGTGCGAGAAGTATTGGGAGTAGGCAAGGGAATAGGGAATAGGTTTAAGTTGGTTCGAGAAAGTCGTAGAGAATTTCATCGGGTTCATCATCCATATCGTCATCGGGTTCTGGCATCAATACGGTTTCAGAAATGGGGGTTTGCTGAGTCGATGGGGCGCTTAATTGTTGTTGTCGCATGACGGTAACGAGAGTATGCAGTCGATTGACTGTTTGTTTTAACAGGGTGACCTCTCTTTCTAAGGCAACCAGGCGATCGCCGGAATTCGCTGCAACCTCTCCCAAATAAAGCGCGATCGCCTCTTGCACGACTTCTTGTGACGTTTTCTGGCGATCGCTGGCTATCTTCCCAATCTTCTCTTGCCAACTGCTACTGATGTTTACCTGCATGACTTGCTCCACCGAGATCTGTTGGTTATCAAGAATGGATATTATATCAAATCCTTAAATGGTTGCGACTTTCTGTGTACTGTAGAGACATGGTGGGTTCGTGCGGGTTGACAAAAATAGTTGTCAGTCTACAAGATTTGGGTATAACCCGCCCCTACAGATCTCTGTAGCGTAAATAAATAGATTTGATATTACCCTAATAATAAGGAATCATCTGCTAACTCTTCCCCTTGAAGCTGATTAAAGCGCTCTAGCAGATCGGCAACTTCTAATCCTTCCCGTTCCTCGCCAGCAATATCTAAAATAATTTGTCCTTCGTGTAACATAATCGTGCGATCGCCCATCATCAATGCCTGACTCATACTATGGGTGACCATGATCGTGGTTAACTGTTGCTCCCGAACAATTTTCTGGGTGAGCTGCAAGACAAAATGAGCTGTTTTCGGATCGAGAGCTGCCGTATGTTCATCTAATAATAAGACCTCTGTGGGAGCCAACGTAGACATCAACAGACTCACCGCTTGTCGTTGTCCTCCCGATAATAATCCCATGCGATCGCCTAATCTGCGCTCTAATCCCAATCCCAAACTGGCTAACTGTTCCCGAAACTGGGCGCGACGACGGTTGGGAAGCGCCAATTTTAACCCGCGAAAGCCTCCCCGTTGAACGGCTAACGCCATGTTTTCTTCAACCGTTAAATTCGCACACGATCCCAACAGGGGATTTTGAAACACTCTGGCGACCAACTTCGCCCGTTTCTGGGTTGGCCATAGGGTAACATTTTGATCGGCAATATAGATGTGTCCAGAGTCCGGCAGGCGATCGCCACTGACTAAATTTAACAGCGTCGATTTTCCTGCCCCATTGGAGCCAATGACAGTGACAAACTGCCTGGCTGGAACTTTGAGGGAAATCTGCCGTAGTGCTGGAGTTTCTAGAGCAGTACCCGGATTAAACGTGACACAAGCGCGATCGATTTCAATCATCCGTAGAGTCTTCCCCCTGATTCTGTTGATTGAGAAGAATATCTAGTATACGGCGATTCTCCGTTTGCAGCCCGCGAATCTCTTCTTGGTGTTGCAATATAATCGCTTGTTGCTGTTGCCAATCTTCCCTAGCTCCTGCTGAGGTATTGGCTAGAGTTTGAATCACACGAGCGTTGCTTTCTATCAGGCGCTCTTGCCTCTGGGCTGCTTGAGCATTGCTTTCAAGGATGCGATCGTGTCTCTGGGCTGCTTGAGCATTGCTTTCTGCTGTACGAGCATTACTTTCTATCAGGCGATCGTGTCTCTGGGACATCTCAAGGAGATCCTCGATCCGATCTGCTAAACGATCTAAGCGCTCATCATTCCAGCGTTCTGCACTCATCGGTTTTTCTCCTTTAATCTTCTTTTGAATATTAAGTTCAATTTTACTGTTTTCTGATTAGCTGGACTGGGTATCAATCTGTCGAACTACGGTTAGCGCCGAATAGGATACGCCTGCGGTTCCTTCTCCGGGATGGGTGGAGTCTCCGACTAACCAAAGGTTGCCGATGGGGGTGCGGTTGGCAAAGCCGAAGGGACCAAAGGTGGTTAAGCGTTGTCCCATACCACCCACGATACCGCGATCGCGCGCTGTATAGTTGGCAAAGGTTCTCGGTGTGGCGGCTTCGACGTGAATTAGGGTTTCTGGAGTCAAGTGGAAATACTGGCTTAAACGGGCGATCGCCGCTTCGGTAAATTTTTGCTTCAGTTGGTCGTAGTCTCCACCATTCCACCATTGCTCCGTATCCGTAAAGGAGGAGGCGGTAATCGTTGCTTTTCCTTCGGGTGCCCGTCCATCTCCCGAATGACTGACGGAGACAAACAGGGAATTATTCTCGCCAATGGGGCCTTCATAATCATACAGAAATTGCAGATGGGGCGGGCAATTCTCTGGAATAGCAGCGTGTTCGACTCCCAGATAAACGACAAATGCGCCACTGGGTGAGGGGACTTGTTTCAAGCGCTGGCTGTAGCCATTGGCGTATATTTTTGTGGCTAGATCGTCAGATTTCAACAGTTGTACCAAGTTATGAATGGTGACATTGGCAACCACACGATCGGCTGGTTCGCTCCAGGTTTCTCCAGTTTTCATATTGCAGATACGAACGCCAGTCACTCGCGAATTTTTGGTTTCGATTTGCTCGACACTGTGGCGCATGAGGAGGGTAGCGCCATCTCGTTCTAGGGAGGCGACGAGGCGATCGCTCAAAACTTGCATACTTCCTTGCAAATGATACAGCCCTTGCGGTTCCTGGGAAACACCCAGAGCGGTTGCCGCATACAAGAGGGCGGTTTCCGTGGTATCGACTTGGGAGTAGAGCTTTAGTTGCATGTCGAGGAACGTTTTCAGGCGGCGATCGTTCCCCACTCCCATCAATCTCAGTGCATCCCACACCGTCAACAGTGCAAACGGCACAGTAATCAATGTATCCGGGCGCATCGCCTGCACCAATTGCCACAAATCCCATAAATCACGCGGAGGCAGCACCGGATCTCGTCCCTGAAACCGCCAACTGGCCTGAAATAGCGTATTCATCAACTGCCAAAAGGGTTCGCTTCCTGGAAACTGTTGCTGCCGTTCTTGTTGCCATTTTAGGGGATCTCGCCACACTGAAATCGGTTCTTTTTCCCCCGGCAAAAACACTGCACAAGCGGGATCGCAAGGCATTGCCTCCGGTAGCGCGATCTCCAGTTCCTCAAAGATGCGATGATGAATCCCCCCAGGCTCCAACCCCGCTACCTGCGTCGCTCCCACATCAAACGTAAACCCCCGCCGCTTAAACGTGGAAGCACATCCCCCCGGTACAATCGCTTGATCCAGGATCAGCACCGAATACCCCCGACGAGCCAGGAGTGCGGCTGTGGTTAAGCCACCAATACCTGCACCAAGGACGATACAGCGAGGCTTAGAGGAGGAGTGAGACTGAGCCATAATCTGAGCAGTGAACAAGGGAACATTCACGATTGTAACGTTTCGTTAAGTTTTTAGGGGGCTATAATTGCGCCAGAGAGCGTACTGTAAAAATCTCATCAGCTTTCAGAGGCGCAACCGCCGATTCAGGAACGATAACAGTATCAATTAATTTTCCTAAAGCATTAAACACTTCTAGGATATATCCTTTTTCTCCCTGGTTAGGAAGGAAGGAAGTTTTTCTGACCATTCCGTAAAGAAGTTACTATTTTTAGCAACTGGCAATCCCAAGCTTTATGTGAGATTTCCTAGGGTAATATCTTGTCCTGAAAGGGTTTGAGATATCATAAGTCATGAGAATCTAGTGATTTAAGTCACTCAGTAGTGACGCGCCACATGCTATTACAAGAGCTAATATTTTGTAGTTTAAACAAAACTATTATATTACCGTATTTTCGAGATATATTGGAAAAATACACAAAAAATCAAGATAAAACCTCGATTTATATCAACCCATTCATATGGAGGGGGGGAAATCCGTGGTAGCACAAGTCGAAAATCCAACCTATGAGAGCCAAACTCAGGCGATCGCCAAACAACTTCTCGCAGCGCAAGGGGAAAAACGCTCCATCTTTGCCCAGATGCGAGACCAAATGCGCTGGGATGATAAGCTTCTAGACTGGGCCATGAGTAACCCAGGGCTGCGGGTGCAATTGTTCCGGTTTATTGATTGTTTACCTGCATTGCGCTCTAAGGCAGAAGTGGCGCGGCATTTGCAGGAATATATGACAACTGAGGCGGTAGAATTACCCGGTGCCTTGAAGGGGATTCTTAATTTTACCAATGCCGACTCTATGCCGGGACAAGTGGCAGCAACAACGGTATCGACTGCGGTAGAAACCTTGGCGCGGAAATACATTGCTGGGGAAACTGCGGGGCAGGTGCTGAAAACTGTAGAAAATCTTCGCAAAGAGAAGATGGCATTTACCCTAGATTTACTGGGGGAAGCGGTGATTACGGAGACAGAAGCAAAAGCCTATCTGCAAGGCTATATCGATCTGATCGATCGCCTCACGGAAGCTGCTGCACGCTGGAAAACAATCCCCGAAATTGATGAAGCAGATGGGAAACCCTTACCCAAGGTGCAAGTTTCCGTGAAGCTGACAGCGTTTTATTCCCAG
This region includes:
- a CDS encoding WD40 repeat domain-containing protein, with protein sequence SDDKTAKITEVESGRTLHTIIHQSKVRAIAFSPDGRYLATGSDDKTAKITEVESGKTLHTITHEDLVKAVAFSPDGRYLATSSNDKTAKITEVKSGKTLHTIIHKAPVWNVAFSPDGLYLATSSNDKTAKITEVESGKTLHTIIHKAPVGEVAFSPDGRYLATGNADKTAKITEVESGKTLHTIIHKAPVWNIAFSPDGRYLATGNADKTAKITEVESGKTLHTIDYQGRIWGIAFSHNGHYLATGSTDNTGKITQLKTGQTTPLHGHWDDVIDIAWHSDGDRIATSSRDRTVRLWTRTGQELAVFKDHQGWVFLIRWDEEGHHLTSVAVYNNQVTIRELPVETLEELIARGCRWVRPYLNSNNKEMKECEKYWE
- a CDS encoding ABC transporter ATP-binding protein — translated: MIEIDRACVTFNPGTALETPALRQISLKVPARQFVTVIGSNGAGKSTLLNLVSGDRLPDSGHIYIADQNVTLWPTQKRAKLVARVFQNPLLGSCANLTVEENMALAVQRGGFRGLKLALPNRRRAQFREQLASLGLGLERRLGDRMGLLSGGQRQAVSLLMSTLAPTEVLLLDEHTAALDPKTAHFVLQLTQKIVREQQLTTIMVTHSMSQALMMGDRTIMLHEGQIILDIAGEEREGLEVADLLERFNQLQGEELADDSLLLG
- the crtD gene encoding C-3',4' desaturase CrtD → MAQSHSSSKPRCIVLGAGIGGLTTAALLARRGYSVLILDQAIVPGGCASTFKRRGFTFDVGATQVAGLEPGGIHHRIFEELEIALPEAMPCDPACAVFLPGEKEPISVWRDPLKWQQERQQQFPGSEPFWQLMNTLFQASWRFQGRDPVLPPRDLWDLWQLVQAMRPDTLITVPFALLTVWDALRLMGVGNDRRLKTFLDMQLKLYSQVDTTETALLYAATALGVSQEPQGLYHLQGSMQVLSDRLVASLERDGATLLMRHSVEQIETKNSRVTGVRICNMKTGETWSEPADRVVANVTIHNLVQLLKSDDLATKIYANGYSQRLKQVPSPSGAFVVYLGVEHAAIPENCPPHLQFLYDYEGPIGENNSLFVSVSHSGDGRAPEGKATITASSFTDTEQWWNGGDYDQLKQKFTEAAIARLSQYFHLTPETLIHVEAATPRTFANYTARDRGIVGGMGQRLTTFGPFGFANRTPIGNLWLVGDSTHPGEGTAGVSYSALTVVRQIDTQSS